One region of Astatotilapia calliptera unplaced genomic scaffold, fAstCal1.2 U_scaffold_187, whole genome shotgun sequence genomic DNA includes:
- the slc16a7 gene encoding monocarboxylate transporter 2: protein MPPAAATNLGYTPPDGGWGWAVVFGAFISIGFSYAFPKSLTIYFKEIQEYFSVSYSEIAWVSSVMLASMYAGGPVSSILVNRYGSRPVVIVGGVLVCIGMALASFGTNIIHLYLCVGVIGGFGLAFNLQPSLTIIGTYFQVKRPMANGLAMTGSPVILSTLAPLNQFLFDSFGWRGSFLILGSIVLNCCVAGALMRPVNKSIPRKTIDESSKCESEAQEHAAAEDTTTHSDNLQTEDQSESKGHSFVQKFIDLSLFRHRGFLIYLIGNVVLFFGFFAPVVFMAPYAKHQGIDEYSAAFLLSIFALADMFIRPTTGLVGNTKWIRPRIQYFFSFAVSYNGVCHLMCPLASGYTGLVVYAVFFGLAFGMLSALLFEVLMDLVGAPRFSTAVGLVTIIECGPVLLGPPMAGALVDYFGDYKYIYYACGVFMLVSGIFFFVMHYYNYKKLDEERGKSKAMETRNSDEAVQLKMNQADRTMNETDE, encoded by the exons ATGCCCCCCGCAGCAGCAACCAATCTAGGCTACACCCCACCAGACGGAGGCTGGGGCTGGGCTGTCGTCTTCGGCGCTTTCATCTCCATAGGATTCTCGTATGCCTTTCCTAAGTCCCTCACCATCTATTTCAAGGAGATTCAGGAATATTTTTCAGTTTCCTACAGTGAGATTGCCTGGGTGTCCTCAGTCATGCTTGCTTCTATGTATGCAGGAG GCCCTGTCAGCAGTATACTGGTCAATCGCTATGGCAGCAGACCTGTGGTTATAGTTGGCGGGGTCCTGGTTTGCATTGGCATGGCTCTCGCTTCTTTTGGAACTAATATAATACATCTGTACCTCTGTGTTGGAGTAATTGGAG GTTTTGGTCTCGCCTTCAACTTGCAGCCCTCCCTGACGATCATAGGCACTTACTTCCAGGTCAAAAGGCCCATGGCCAATGGACTCGCTATGACTGGAAGTCCGGTTATTCTCTCCACTCTGGCGCCTCTCAATCAGTTTCTGTTTGATTCCTTTGGTTGGAGGGGAAGCTTCCTCATCCTGGGATCCATTGTTTTGAACTGCTGTGTAGCTGGTGCTTTGATGAGACCAGTCAACAAAAGCATACCACGGAAAACAATAGATGAGTCATCAAAGTGTGAAAGCGAAGCTCAGGAACACGCTGCTGCTGAAGACACCACTACCCACTCCGATAACCTTCAGACTGAAGATCAAAGTGAGAGCAAGGGTCACAGCTTTGTGCAGAAATTCATAGATCTCTCACTTTTCAGACACAGGGGCTTCCTCATTTATCTAATTGGTAATGTGGTCttgttttttggcttttttgcaCCTGTGGTTTTCATGGCTCCATATGCCAAACATCAAGGGATTGATGAATATTCAGCAGCTTTCTTGCTCTCCATTTTTGCTCTGGCGGACATGTTCATTAGACCGACAACTGGCTTAGTTGGCAACACCAAGTGGATCAGGCCGAGAATAcagtattttttcagttttgctgtTTCATACAATGGCGTATGTCACCTAATGTGCCCACTGGCGTCTGGCTATACGGGCCTAGTTGTATATGCTGTCTTCTTTGGTTTGGCATTTGGGATGCTTTCTGCACTCCTTTTTGAAGTTCTAATGGACCTTGTTGGAGCTCCTCGTTTCTCCACTGCTGTTGGACTTGTCACCATTATTGAGTGTGGGCCAGTGCTTCTGGGACCTCCAATGGCAg GAGCTTTGGTTGATTATTTTGGTGATTACAAATACATATATTATGCATGCGGTGTATTCATGCTGGTTTCTGGCATATTTTTCTTCGTTATGCATTACTACAACTATAAAAAACTGGATGAGGAGCGCGGAAAGAGCAAAGCAATGGAGACAAGGAATTCTGACGAGGCAGTACAACTAAAAATGAACCAGGCTGATAGAAcgatgaatgaaacagatgaatga